The Deltaproteobacteria bacterium genome window below encodes:
- a CDS encoding cation transporter, producing MSSTCTDNCEDLAKSQNRSKALMLEYFTVGYNVFEGIASIAAGILAGSIALIGFGLDSAIESASGGVLIWRLLKHGKIPPEEEEKVEKKAVRLVAYSFFLLAAYVTYESIEKLYLHEAPEPSLFGMIIAVLSIIIMPFLAYAKWKQGKKMGLRSLIADSKQTLICSMLSVALLIGLGLNYLYGLWWADPVSALVIVVLILKEGFKALKEEKLCTC from the coding sequence ATGTCCTCCACCTGCACAGATAACTGTGAAGACTTGGCAAAGAGCCAAAACCGCTCAAAAGCGCTTATGCTCGAGTATTTTACAGTCGGGTATAACGTATTCGAGGGCATTGCCTCTATTGCCGCCGGCATACTTGCCGGAAGCATCGCGCTCATAGGGTTTGGCCTGGATAGCGCAATAGAATCCGCATCCGGAGGAGTGCTCATCTGGCGGCTTTTAAAGCACGGAAAAATACCACCGGAAGAAGAGGAAAAGGTCGAAAAAAAGGCCGTGCGTCTGGTTGCGTACAGTTTTTTCCTGCTTGCGGCCTATGTTACCTATGAATCAATTGAAAAGCTATACCTTCATGAAGCGCCCGAACCTTCGCTCTTTGGCATGATAATCGCGGTTCTTTCAATCATTATCATGCCGTTTCTTGCGTACGCAAAATGGAAGCAGGGCAAGAAAATGGGGCTTCGCTCGCTTATTGCGGACAGCAAACAAACGCTGATTTGCTCGATGCTCTCTGTGGCACTCCTTATCGGCCTTGGGCTTAATTATCTCTACGGCCTTTGGTGGGCTGACCCTGTAAGCGCGCTTGTCATCGTGGTGCTCATTTTAAAGGAAGGCTTCAAAGCGTTAAAAGAAGAAAAACTCTGCACGTGCTGA
- a CDS encoding transcriptional regulator, with translation MEKTRKIKKPTVPKERSKTIRQLIIEQLEQSEFGLTAKDLSALCSIKEKDVYEHLEHIEKSFEKSVKRLKMTPSECNRCGYEFEDRTRLTKPGRCPECKGSSISAPVFSIEKK, from the coding sequence ATGGAAAAAACACGAAAAATTAAAAAACCAACGGTCCCGAAAGAACGTTCAAAGACCATACGGCAGTTGATAATCGAACAGCTTGAGCAAAGCGAGTTTGGTCTAACCGCGAAGGATCTATCCGCTCTTTGCAGTATCAAGGAAAAAGATGTTTACGAACATCTCGAACACATCGAGAAGAGCTTTGAAAAGAGCGTAAAGCGGCTTAAGATGACGCCAAGCGAATGCAACAGGTGCGGCTATGAGTTCGAGGACAGGACCAGGCTTACGAAACCTGGCAGATGCCCGGAGTGCAAGGGAAGTTCAATTTCGGCGCCGGTGTTTTCGATAGAGAAGAAGTAA
- the deoC gene encoding deoxyribose-phosphate aldolase: protein MATLDVFSLAEKIDYTLLRPNATLTDFTAMLERARLYPFASVCVPPSIVEFAKATLKSEKTPITTVIGFPLGFQTLPVKMLEAREALINGATELDIVMNITYFKSGDYKYVRNELKAITASVPEIKTKIIIETSMLTKDEIKEAVELIAASGARFVKTSTGFGSASATTPEDIRLLKELCGSRLLIKASGGIKTLQNAMDMLNAGADRLGVSSAVEILAELKGKAS from the coding sequence ATGGCAACCCTCGATGTGTTCAGCCTGGCAGAAAAGATAGACTATACGCTCCTTCGGCCAAACGCAACGCTTACGGACTTTACGGCAATGCTCGAAAGGGCTCGCTTATACCCGTTTGCCTCGGTGTGCGTGCCGCCAAGCATAGTCGAGTTCGCCAAGGCTACGCTAAAGAGCGAAAAAACCCCCATAACAACAGTCATAGGCTTCCCGCTCGGGTTCCAGACCCTTCCGGTAAAAATGCTCGAAGCGCGGGAAGCGCTGATAAACGGCGCAACCGAGCTCGACATCGTTATGAACATAACCTATTTCAAGTCCGGGGATTATAAATACGTAAGGAATGAACTAAAAGCCATTACCGCCTCTGTGCCTGAAATAAAAACAAAAATAATCATCGAGACCTCGATGCTCACAAAGGACGAAATAAAAGAAGCCGTGGAGCTTATAGCCGCTTCCGGCGCCAGGTTCGTAAAAACATCCACTGGATTCGGTTCTGCATCTGCGACTACACCGGAGGACATAAGGCTTTTAAAGGAACTCTGCGGTTCAAGACTTTTAATAAAGGCTTCCGGCGGAATAAAGACCCTGCAAAACGCAATGGACATGCTTAATGCTGGCGCGGATAGGCTCGGGGTAAGCAGCGCCGTTGAAATACTTGCGGAACTCAAGGGAAAAGCCTCTTAA